One window from the genome of Amycolatopsis sp. NBC_01480 encodes:
- a CDS encoding GNAT family N-acetyltransferase: MSRRVVGVTLDNLEHLPKSCRRCVYWELAPHLKAQAEEFGSTEVEKEAWVSSVLLEWGSCGRIVYSDTLPVGFVLYAPPNAVPRSLAFPTSPPSADAVLLTAFQVLPEFRGGGLGRMLVQAVAKDLTKRGVRAIEAFGDANPDEGDPMGQHTCVLPAAFLQSVGFKTVRPHSKWPRLRLELRSAISWKEDVEAALERLLGQVTITTAEPSLGRA; this comes from the coding sequence GTGTCGCGTCGCGTCGTGGGCGTCACCCTGGACAACTTGGAGCACCTGCCCAAGAGCTGCCGCCGGTGCGTGTACTGGGAGCTGGCGCCGCATCTGAAGGCGCAGGCCGAGGAGTTCGGCTCCACGGAGGTCGAGAAGGAGGCCTGGGTCTCCAGCGTGCTGCTGGAGTGGGGCTCCTGCGGCCGCATCGTCTACAGCGACACTCTGCCGGTCGGGTTCGTGCTGTACGCGCCGCCGAACGCCGTCCCGCGCTCGCTGGCCTTCCCCACGTCGCCGCCGAGCGCCGACGCCGTGCTGCTCACGGCGTTCCAGGTGCTCCCCGAATTCCGCGGCGGCGGCCTCGGCCGGATGCTGGTCCAGGCGGTCGCGAAGGACCTGACCAAGCGCGGCGTCCGCGCCATCGAGGCCTTCGGCGACGCGAACCCGGACGAAGGCGACCCGATGGGGCAGCACACGTGCGTGCTGCCGGCGGCGTTCCTGCAGAGCGTGGGCTTCAAGACGGTCCGCCCCCACTCGAAGTGGCCGCGGCTGCGCCTCGAGCTGCGCTCGGCGATCAGCTGGAAGGAAGATGTCGAAGCGGCGCTGGAGCGGCTGCTCGGCCAGGTGACGATCACCACCGCCGAGCCGAGCCTCGGGCGCGCTTGA
- a CDS encoding SRPBCC domain-containing protein: MGETKLTSGEAVRKAAGLSWDEWGQELDAWGALERSHGEIVKWLMAERGVGSWWAQTVTVEYERAQGLRTAGSGRNGLYTVSASKTIDASVEELFRAVTDPGQRERWLPDGLLTERTAQPHRSARFDWAHGTTRVNFGFVDKGTRAQVALAHERLPDQETADKTKQYWRDSLTRLKQLLEG; encoded by the coding sequence ATGGGTGAGACGAAGCTGACCTCGGGCGAAGCCGTGCGGAAGGCGGCCGGGCTGAGCTGGGACGAGTGGGGGCAGGAACTCGACGCCTGGGGCGCCCTCGAGCGGAGCCACGGCGAGATCGTGAAATGGCTCATGGCCGAGCGCGGTGTCGGGAGCTGGTGGGCGCAGACAGTGACCGTCGAGTACGAGCGGGCGCAAGGGCTGCGGACGGCCGGCAGTGGGCGCAACGGGCTCTACACCGTGAGCGCGAGCAAGACGATCGACGCGTCCGTGGAGGAGCTGTTCCGCGCCGTCACTGATCCCGGGCAACGCGAGCGTTGGCTGCCGGACGGGCTGCTCACCGAGCGGACCGCACAACCGCACCGTTCAGCCCGGTTCGATTGGGCCCACGGCACCACCAGGGTCAACTTCGGATTTGTCGATAAAGGGACACGGGCTCAGGTTGCGCTCGCGCACGAGCGCCTCCCCGATCAGGAGACGGCCGACAAGACCAAGCAGTACTGGCGGGACAGCCTCACCCGGCTCAAGCAGCTGCTCGAAGGCTGA